A genomic window from Sphingobacterium spiritivorum includes:
- a CDS encoding FecR family protein, whose translation MHSPEDQEKYQQLASKWLDKTITEEELQVFNAWYESDPDGIMEIPESFAQTEGQLQDRILNGINSRIHKTRIYSLWTRISVAAAVLLLLGVSFYVYRYSTTEKQHSHQLVHQDSITPGKSGATLTLANGRKIQLSDAAVGELATEYGTRISKSADGRLLYDEQSAGQPSTAENTLSTAKGEMYMMTLPDRTKVWLNAASSITFSPAFNHPDSREVTLTGEAYFEVTKDKKRPFIVTTDRQKVTVLGTHFNISSYADEKQVKTTLMEGSVKVSNLSSQESIVLKPCQQAIVGGGNTQILQADISEILAWKNGDFVFGTDDFEESMRKIERWYDIEFVYKESDIKDIRLDGWIARSSRLADVLRKIELAGNIKFEIKGRRVILTK comes from the coding sequence ATGCACAGTCCTGAAGACCAAGAAAAATACCAACAGCTGGCCTCTAAATGGTTGGATAAAACGATTACCGAAGAAGAACTTCAGGTATTCAATGCCTGGTACGAAAGTGATCCGGATGGAATAATGGAGATTCCGGAATCTTTTGCGCAAACAGAGGGGCAGTTACAGGACAGAATACTGAATGGGATCAACAGCCGTATCCATAAAACACGCATTTATTCATTGTGGACACGTATCAGTGTTGCCGCAGCTGTACTCCTCTTACTGGGAGTAAGTTTCTATGTGTATAGATACAGCACAACCGAAAAACAACATTCCCATCAGCTTGTACATCAGGATAGTATAACCCCCGGAAAGAGCGGAGCGACTCTGACCTTAGCCAATGGCAGGAAAATACAACTGTCAGATGCTGCTGTGGGAGAACTGGCCACCGAGTATGGGACACGTATTTCAAAGAGTGCAGATGGCCGGCTTTTGTATGATGAACAGTCCGCTGGTCAACCTTCCACTGCTGAGAATACCCTAAGTACAGCCAAAGGGGAAATGTATATGATGACATTGCCGGACAGAACCAAAGTGTGGCTCAATGCGGCATCTTCTATTACATTTTCACCCGCTTTTAATCATCCGGATTCAAGAGAAGTGACCCTGACAGGAGAAGCTTACTTTGAAGTCACTAAAGACAAAAAGAGACCTTTTATAGTTACTACCGACCGGCAGAAAGTTACGGTATTAGGAACTCATTTTAATATCAGCAGTTATGCAGATGAAAAACAAGTAAAAACCACGCTGATGGAAGGGTCTGTAAAAGTAAGCAATCTTTCTTCTCAAGAATCCATAGTACTAAAACCGTGTCAGCAGGCTATTGTCGGAGGGGGCAATACACAAATACTGCAAGCCGATATTAGCGAAATACTGGCATGGAAAAATGGGGACTTTGTGTTTGGAACAGATGATTTTGAGGAATCCATGCGTAAGATAGAGCGCTGGTACGATATTGAGTTTGTATATAAGGAATCCGATATAAAAGATATCAGACTCGATGGCTGGATTGCAAGAAGCAGCCGGCTGGCAGATGTTCTTCGCAAAATAGAACTGGCCGGAAATATAAAATTTGAAATAAAAGGAAGGAGGGTTATACTGACAAAATAA